The following coding sequences lie in one Halodesulfovibrio sp. MK-HDV genomic window:
- a CDS encoding bifunctional nuclease family protein, which produces MVRMEVAGLSLDKKTRAPILMLKDLAGDKMLNIWIGAMEAMAISIFLNQVEVPRPLTHDLMLKSIEELGAQLLGVDIVRVENGTYFAELDVDMGGKRSRIDCRPSDAVALALRAGIPILVSRNVLEATSDETGRTPQPNDPATDGAAQMMRSAQNSQQTQEDSKRLAQASDPKRDDESLADLLKKMQPGTKYKM; this is translated from the coding sequence ATGGTAAGAATGGAAGTCGCCGGACTTTCCCTTGATAAAAAGACCCGAGCCCCCATACTCATGCTGAAAGATCTGGCAGGCGATAAAATGCTGAACATCTGGATCGGTGCAATGGAGGCAATGGCTATTTCCATCTTCCTTAACCAGGTGGAAGTTCCACGCCCTCTGACGCATGACCTTATGCTCAAAAGCATAGAAGAGTTAGGTGCCCAGTTACTGGGAGTGGACATTGTTCGCGTTGAAAACGGAACATACTTTGCGGAATTAGATGTCGACATGGGTGGTAAACGCAGCAGAATTGACTGTAGACCATCCGATGCCGTTGCACTTGCTCTGCGCGCTGGAATACCAATTCTTGTATCCAGAAACGTATTGGAAGCAACGAGCGACGAAACCGGTCGAACTCCGCAACCGAACGATCCTGCAACTGATGGCGCAGCTCAGATGATGCGTTCTGCACAAAACAGCCAGCAGACACAGGAAGATTCAAAACGCTTAGCACAAGCATCTGACCCCAAAAGAGATGATGAATCTCTTGCCGACCTGCTAAAAAAAATGCAGCCAGGCACCAAATATAAAATGTAA
- the miaB gene encoding tRNA (N6-isopentenyl adenosine(37)-C2)-methylthiotransferase MiaB has protein sequence MIERKFHIMTFGCQMNVSDSDWLKRTLASRGFTECEKPEDASVFIVNTCSVRDKPEQKVYSLLGRIKVMTKGREDVIVAVGGCVAQQVGRGFFKRFKQVRLVFGTDGLSSAPQALDRLVDDPSLRMSLLDFSEEYPDRDGNWDVSEEAPVSSFVNIMTGCDNFCAYCIVPYTRGRQKSRPTQAILDECKDLLSRGTREITLLGQNVNSFGQDSHGDGTSFTQLLYKIAELDGLKRLRFVTSHPKDIADEVIEAFGKLDVLCPRLHLPLQSGSDAILKKMGRKYDIEKYLSIVEKLKAVRPDIQLTTDMIIGFPGETEEDFLETMRIAKFADYAQSFSFNYSDRPGTRAEKLPIKVEKKVMQDRLSRYQAWQTDNTERILQSMVGKKLDILFEGVSRRPGTEGVSWQGRDVYGQLVIVTLPEGEDVTGKILPVTVTQATRHSLIAEKAGDTW, from the coding sequence ATGATTGAACGTAAATTTCATATAATGACATTTGGCTGTCAGATGAATGTCAGCGATTCCGACTGGCTGAAGCGTACTCTTGCATCCAGAGGCTTTACTGAATGCGAAAAACCGGAAGACGCTTCTGTTTTCATCGTAAATACCTGCTCTGTTCGAGATAAGCCTGAACAGAAAGTATACAGCCTCCTCGGGCGCATTAAAGTTATGACCAAAGGTCGCGAGGACGTCATTGTCGCTGTGGGCGGCTGTGTTGCACAGCAAGTAGGTCGTGGATTCTTTAAGCGCTTTAAGCAGGTTCGCCTTGTTTTTGGTACAGACGGACTCTCTTCTGCACCACAGGCACTGGATCGCCTTGTCGATGATCCTTCCTTGCGTATGAGCCTTCTCGATTTTTCTGAAGAATATCCGGATCGCGATGGCAACTGGGATGTTTCAGAAGAAGCACCAGTTTCCAGCTTTGTTAATATTATGACAGGGTGTGATAACTTCTGCGCATACTGCATTGTTCCGTATACACGCGGACGCCAGAAATCTCGCCCGACTCAGGCTATTCTTGATGAATGTAAAGATTTGCTTTCCCGCGGTACCCGCGAGATTACTCTGCTCGGGCAGAACGTAAACTCATTCGGACAGGACAGCCACGGCGACGGAACATCATTCACTCAGTTACTATACAAAATTGCTGAACTGGATGGCCTTAAACGTCTACGCTTCGTAACATCACACCCTAAAGACATTGCGGATGAAGTCATCGAAGCTTTCGGTAAACTGGATGTCCTTTGTCCACGTCTCCACCTGCCGTTACAATCCGGCTCTGATGCCATTTTGAAAAAAATGGGTCGTAAGTACGATATCGAAAAGTACCTCTCCATTGTCGAAAAATTGAAAGCAGTTCGTCCTGACATTCAGTTAACGACAGATATGATCATCGGCTTCCCGGGTGAAACTGAAGAAGATTTCCTTGAAACTATGCGTATTGCTAAATTTGCAGACTACGCACAGAGTTTCTCTTTCAACTACTCCGACCGTCCGGGTACGAGAGCTGAAAAGCTTCCTATAAAAGTTGAAAAGAAAGTTATGCAGGATCGTTTGTCACGCTATCAAGCTTGGCAGACTGATAATACTGAACGTATCCTGCAATCTATGGTAGGTAAAAAACTGGACATTCTTTTCGAAGGAGTCAGCAGACGTCCCGGAACCGAGGGCGTGTCTTGGCAAGGTCGGGATGTATATGGTCAGTTGGTGATCGTTACACTACCAGAAGGTGAAGATGTTACAGGGAAAATTCTTCCTGTGACTGTCACACAAGCCACCAGACACTCTCTCATTGCTGAAAAGGCAGGAGACACATGGTAA
- a CDS encoding heavy-metal-associated domain-containing protein codes for MATLKVSGMKSPDCAATISNVVKTADGVEVVNVNYATGEVTYGPTECVDPEIIAEMIKDAGYEPEEN; via the coding sequence ATGGCGACCTTGAAAGTATCTGGAATGAAAAGTCCTGATTGCGCTGCTACCATCTCCAATGTTGTAAAAACTGCGGATGGAGTTGAAGTTGTTAACGTAAATTATGCAACTGGCGAAGTTACTTACGGCCCGACTGAGTGTGTTGATCCTGAAATTATCGCTGAAATGATTAAAGACGCTGGCTACGAGCCTGAAGAAAATTAG
- a CDS encoding ferritin family protein, translating to MAKFFKANEIATIAVEIEKKGREFYLRLEEAAKTEKTRELFHYLAVEETKHQGIFQALVDRLGDIELPAWATTDEYSSYIEGLIESHALFSDEAVEKRMSAMDDEKEAIRMAMSFEKDTLLFFIEMETFVPDSEKAAVRECAQEEKLHLIRLQAMYSQM from the coding sequence ATGGCAAAATTTTTTAAAGCTAACGAAATAGCCACGATTGCAGTAGAAATTGAAAAGAAAGGCCGCGAGTTTTATCTGCGTCTGGAAGAAGCCGCTAAAACTGAAAAAACACGCGAACTCTTTCATTACCTTGCCGTTGAAGAAACAAAACATCAGGGTATCTTTCAGGCACTCGTAGATCGCCTCGGCGATATTGAACTACCGGCTTGGGCTACAACCGACGAGTATAGCTCATACATCGAAGGACTGATCGAATCTCACGCCCTGTTCTCCGACGAAGCCGTTGAAAAACGTATGTCAGCCATGGACGACGAAAAAGAAGCTATCAGAATGGCAATGAGTTTCGAAAAAGACACACTTCTCTTTTTCATCGAAATGGAAACCTTTGTGCCGGACTCTGAAAAAGCAGCAGTTCGAGAATGTGCTCAGGAAGAAAAACTCCATCTCATTAGACTTCAGGCTATGTACTCACAGATGTAA
- a CDS encoding carbohydrate kinase family protein has protein sequence MSIYVFGSIAYDRIMNFEGKFADHILPDKIHMLNVCFFIERLEEKLGGTAGNIAHSLALLGEKPTVLSTVGKDFDRYKKVMEEQNLPLEGIRVVDDLFTASAHITTDQSDNQITGFHPGAMIHPCNYEFPNISKEDDIAIISPGNKDDMMNLPKYFRENGIRYIFDPGQQITIFSGEEMLECIEGAYMLVSNDYELELIKNATGLSKEQLLEKCNYVITTLAENGSRIDNGSPVEVGIAQPTKAIDPTGCGDAFRAGLIKGIIDGKSVEESAKLGAVAASYCVEHYGTREHSFTQEEFDARYAEAFCS, from the coding sequence ATGTCCATTTATGTATTCGGCTCAATCGCCTATGACCGCATTATGAACTTCGAAGGCAAATTTGCTGATCACATTCTTCCTGACAAAATTCACATGCTCAACGTATGTTTCTTCATCGAACGTCTGGAAGAAAAACTTGGCGGTACAGCAGGAAACATTGCTCACTCCCTCGCTCTGCTCGGCGAAAAACCAACTGTTCTCTCCACCGTTGGTAAAGATTTTGACCGTTACAAAAAGGTAATGGAAGAACAGAATCTGCCACTCGAAGGCATCCGTGTTGTTGACGACCTCTTCACTGCAAGTGCTCATATCACAACAGACCAGAGTGACAACCAGATCACTGGTTTCCATCCGGGCGCTATGATTCATCCATGCAACTATGAGTTCCCAAATATTTCTAAGGAAGATGACATCGCGATCATTTCACCGGGCAACAAAGATGACATGATGAATCTGCCTAAATATTTCCGCGAAAACGGCATCCGCTACATTTTCGATCCAGGTCAACAGATTACTATTTTCTCTGGCGAAGAAATGCTTGAATGCATCGAAGGTGCGTACATGCTCGTATCAAATGATTACGAACTTGAACTCATCAAAAATGCTACCGGCCTGTCAAAAGAACAGCTTCTCGAAAAATGCAACTACGTAATCACCACCCTCGCAGAAAATGGTTCCCGTATCGACAACGGCAGCCCTGTAGAAGTTGGTATCGCACAGCCGACCAAAGCTATAGACCCAACCGGTTGTGGCGATGCATTCCGTGCCGGTCTCATCAAAGGTATCATCGACGGTAAATCCGTAGAGGAATCTGCAAAACTTGGCGCGGTGGCCGCAAGTTATTGCGTAGAACACTACGGCACCCGCGAGCACTCCTTCACTCAGGAAGAATTCGACGCTCGTTACGCTGAAGCCTTCTGCTCCTAG
- the cutA gene encoding divalent-cation tolerance protein CutA — MSFIVYMTASTPEEARSIGKELVSQNLAACTNIFPNVESIYKWEGEVQSAHEVVLIAKTSEDKVTALTQAVRKLHSYDVPCIVSLPITGGNPEFLSWIEHETR; from the coding sequence ATGTCTTTTATCGTGTATATGACGGCTTCAACTCCAGAAGAAGCACGATCTATTGGTAAAGAGCTTGTTTCACAAAATCTTGCCGCATGTACCAACATTTTTCCCAACGTAGAATCAATCTACAAATGGGAAGGCGAAGTGCAGTCAGCGCATGAAGTTGTTTTGATTGCAAAAACATCGGAAGATAAAGTTACCGCACTCACACAAGCTGTGCGGAAACTTCATAGCTACGATGTACCCTGTATAGTATCTTTACCAATCACAGGCGGAAATCCAGAATTTCTGTCTTGGATTGAACACGAAACACGCTAG
- the nth gene encoding endonuclease III, which produces MRKKERALEMLARLHKRYPTKSTHLNFKTVWELFVATVLSAQCTDARVNMVTPVLFDRWPTPYELAEADIVDVEEVVRSTGFYRNKAKNIVAAAQRVVDVYDGEIPKTSEEVITLAGAARKTANVVLWNGYGINEGIAIDTHVKRIVFRLGLTKATNPTIVEKELLPLFPREEWGFVNHMLVSFGRDVCIARSPQCSVCEMEEFCPKKGLKK; this is translated from the coding sequence ATGCGTAAGAAAGAACGTGCGTTGGAAATGCTGGCGCGATTACATAAGCGATACCCAACCAAATCAACCCATTTAAATTTTAAAACTGTATGGGAATTGTTCGTGGCCACCGTTCTTTCTGCTCAGTGTACTGACGCGCGCGTGAACATGGTTACTCCAGTGTTATTTGATCGCTGGCCAACCCCTTATGAGTTGGCAGAGGCAGACATAGTAGATGTAGAAGAGGTTGTGCGTTCCACAGGGTTTTATCGGAATAAGGCTAAAAATATTGTGGCTGCAGCACAACGTGTGGTGGATGTTTACGATGGAGAAATCCCCAAGACATCGGAAGAAGTCATAACGCTTGCGGGAGCGGCACGCAAAACTGCAAACGTTGTGCTTTGGAATGGGTATGGCATTAACGAGGGCATTGCTATTGATACTCATGTAAAGCGCATCGTTTTTCGTCTCGGGCTGACAAAAGCAACGAACCCGACCATTGTGGAAAAAGAGCTACTTCCACTTTTTCCAAGAGAAGAATGGGGTTTTGTAAATCATATGCTGGTTTCGTTTGGACGTGATGTGTGTATTGCGCGTAGCCCACAATGTAGTGTCTGTGAGATGGAAGAATTTTGCCCTAAGAAGGGGCTGAAGAAGTAA
- a CDS encoding DUF4344 domain-containing metallopeptidase, whose product MRMYYFCMLRTIAAMSLILVACAMLTPTTATAKGRLRIVYDLPEPEDVVAARIIHQSEVAEEVAQIVEEWNLLTEDVVLRFGTQIGPHFAVLHNGNLEIQIPYDFFSSTQAMFAEKKYIAQTSPATSALNTLHHAIYHELGHAIIYSQPTGITETMEEEAVDNLSAILLISVYEDGAEIAASAAKAFQLLATEPESRLNTKDDIRRVQEINCLIYGSNPENYKELLTDLPVNSEALCPVRFLKYHKQWEDILSLPLPD is encoded by the coding sequence ATGCGTATGTATTATTTTTGTATGCTTCGCACTATTGCAGCTATGTCTCTTATACTAGTTGCATGTGCCATGCTCACCCCCACCACCGCAACTGCCAAAGGTAGATTACGCATTGTATACGACCTTCCCGAACCGGAAGATGTGGTTGCTGCACGTATTATTCATCAATCAGAAGTTGCAGAAGAAGTTGCCCAAATAGTTGAAGAATGGAACTTATTAACAGAAGATGTCGTATTGCGATTTGGAACGCAGATCGGACCGCACTTTGCAGTTCTGCATAACGGCAATTTAGAAATTCAAATCCCATACGATTTTTTTAGCAGTACTCAAGCCATGTTCGCTGAAAAAAAATATATTGCTCAAACGAGTCCCGCTACTTCTGCATTAAATACACTTCACCACGCCATATATCATGAACTAGGGCACGCTATAATATATTCCCAGCCAACAGGGATTACAGAAACAATGGAAGAAGAAGCTGTAGACAACCTTTCTGCAATTCTTCTTATCAGCGTGTATGAAGATGGGGCAGAAATCGCAGCAAGCGCTGCCAAAGCATTTCAGTTACTGGCGACCGAGCCTGAATCCAGACTCAATACAAAAGACGACATCCGCCGTGTACAGGAAATTAACTGTCTCATCTACGGCAGCAATCCCGAAAATTACAAAGAACTGTTAACAGATCTCCCTGTAAACAGTGAAGCGCTCTGCCCTGTTCGTTTCCTCAAATACCACAAACAGTGGGAAGATATTCTTAGTCTTCCATTGCCGGATTAA
- a CDS encoding GlxA family transcriptional regulator, whose translation MRKKIEVIVFDGALPLDISGATAVFSAATALLQEAGLGGGYDFCYAAKELGTFTLDGNFPMCIDSVIGETGYNDMLLIPGGLGVDSAIADVEFMKKVHLAVSASSQVISVCTGSGILAATGILDGRTAATHWRMTSEFSIRYPKVHFDSSVLFQRDGHVYTSAGVSTGIDLALSIVEEDFGHELAMRVARLLVVYYRRPGWQTQFSPLLEAQTRLTKRFAKLQEWILQNFSQKLSVELLAEKAGMSSRNFARVFGKETGKTPGKYVEEVRLEHARAMLDAGECYFDHVALISGFGREERMRRAFIRTFGVSPRQYRSHFSVAKERVE comes from the coding sequence ATGCGTAAAAAAATAGAAGTCATAGTTTTTGATGGTGCGTTGCCATTGGATATATCCGGAGCAACCGCGGTCTTTTCAGCCGCTACAGCTTTGTTGCAGGAAGCAGGCTTGGGTGGCGGATATGATTTTTGCTATGCTGCCAAAGAGTTGGGCACATTTACTTTGGATGGAAATTTTCCAATGTGCATTGATTCAGTCATCGGTGAAACCGGCTATAACGATATGCTTTTAATTCCCGGTGGACTTGGAGTTGATTCGGCAATTGCGGATGTTGAATTTATGAAAAAGGTTCATCTTGCCGTGAGTGCCAGTTCACAAGTTATTTCTGTGTGCACAGGCTCCGGCATTCTTGCGGCAACAGGAATATTGGATGGGCGAACGGCAGCAACGCATTGGCGAATGACTTCAGAATTTTCAATAAGGTATCCGAAGGTGCATTTCGATTCGAGTGTGTTGTTTCAACGCGACGGACATGTGTACACAAGTGCCGGAGTTTCTACAGGGATAGATTTAGCGCTCTCAATTGTAGAAGAAGATTTTGGACACGAATTGGCAATGCGTGTGGCGCGGCTGTTGGTGGTTTATTACCGTAGACCGGGCTGGCAAACTCAGTTTAGCCCTTTGTTGGAAGCGCAGACTCGTTTGACGAAACGTTTTGCTAAGCTTCAAGAATGGATATTACAAAATTTTTCTCAAAAGCTTTCTGTAGAGCTGCTCGCAGAGAAAGCTGGTATGAGCTCTCGAAATTTCGCGCGCGTATTTGGAAAGGAAACCGGAAAAACTCCGGGTAAATATGTTGAAGAGGTCCGACTGGAGCACGCTCGTGCCATGTTGGACGCTGGGGAATGCTACTTTGATCACGTTGCGCTTATCTCTGGTTTCGGACGTGAGGAAAGAATGCGAAGGGCATTTATTCGAACGTTCGGCGTTTCACCACGACAATACAGATCGCACTTTTCAGTGGCGAAAGAGAGAGTTGAATGA
- a CDS encoding DJ-1/PfpI family protein yields the protein MSISYGMYIYDNVANLDYIGAHEAFGISLYLLGEGKLFTVAEDARPIASATGLQVLPDYTFENAPDVDVLLVPGAMDLGSALKSTKALSWIKKVSQTAKYTTAVCTGALILQKAELLKNKKATTHWQLIPELQKDESVTVLPDMRYVRDGNIVTAQGVSAGIDMALWLLGQLHTHDHAREVRRILQYDPAPPYTAEV from the coding sequence ATGAGTATTTCATATGGAATGTATATATATGATAATGTAGCAAATCTTGACTACATTGGCGCACATGAAGCTTTTGGTATCTCCTTGTACCTTTTAGGAGAGGGGAAATTGTTTACCGTGGCAGAAGATGCACGGCCAATTGCGAGTGCCACTGGTTTACAGGTGTTGCCAGATTACACCTTTGAAAATGCACCGGATGTTGATGTGCTGTTAGTCCCGGGTGCCATGGACTTGGGTTCTGCGTTAAAAAGTACAAAAGCACTGAGCTGGATTAAAAAAGTTTCTCAAACAGCTAAATACACCACGGCGGTTTGTACGGGTGCACTTATTTTGCAGAAGGCAGAATTGTTAAAAAATAAAAAGGCTACAACTCACTGGCAGCTTATTCCCGAATTGCAGAAAGATGAGTCGGTCACAGTGCTGCCAGACATGCGTTATGTCCGTGATGGAAATATTGTTACAGCACAGGGGGTATCTGCCGGGATTGATATGGCGTTATGGTTGCTTGGGCAGTTACATACTCATGATCATGCCCGCGAAGTACGCCGTATTCTACAGTATGATCCAGCACCACCGTATACGGCGGAAGTGTAG
- the metK gene encoding methionine adenosyltransferase has translation MINNKGKYHFTSESVTEGHPDKVADAISDAILDTIMAQDPECRVACETLVTTGMAVIAGEISTTGYADFPTVVRDTIREIGYTSSDMGFDADTCAVISSIDKQSPDIAQGVDQTAPEDQGAGDQGMMFGYACNETPTLMPAPIYWSHKLSERLTAARKDNDLDFLRPDGKTEVSFEYLDGKPTRIDTVVISSQHKDGVSQDDIVEGIREEVINKTLPAELLDSATRIFINTTGRFVIGGPMGDCGLTGRKIIQDTYGGMGHHGGGAFSGKDPSKVDRSAAYMGRYIAKNVVAAGLAPTCEVQIAYVIGVAEPVSVLATSFGTSEIPDEILTNAVKEVFDLRPYGISKTLDLKRPIYKKTACYGHFGRELPEFRWEATDAIDALRTAAKV, from the coding sequence ATGATCAACAACAAGGGTAAATACCACTTTACCTCTGAGTCTGTTACTGAAGGTCACCCGGATAAAGTTGCTGACGCGATTTCTGATGCAATTCTTGACACCATCATGGCTCAGGACCCTGAGTGTCGTGTTGCTTGTGAAACTCTTGTTACTACTGGCATGGCTGTTATTGCTGGTGAAATCAGCACCACTGGCTACGCGGACTTCCCTACCGTAGTTCGTGATACCATCCGTGAAATCGGCTACACAAGCTCTGACATGGGCTTTGATGCTGACACTTGTGCAGTTATCTCCTCTATTGATAAACAGTCTCCAGACATCGCACAGGGTGTTGATCAGACCGCTCCTGAAGATCAGGGTGCAGGCGACCAGGGCATGATGTTCGGTTACGCATGTAACGAAACACCAACCCTCATGCCAGCTCCAATTTACTGGTCCCACAAACTTTCCGAGCGCCTCACCGCTGCACGTAAAGACAACGATCTCGACTTCCTCCGCCCTGATGGTAAAACAGAAGTTTCTTTTGAATACCTCGACGGCAAACCGACCCGCATCGATACCGTTGTTATTTCTTCCCAGCACAAAGACGGCGTATCTCAGGACGACATCGTTGAAGGCATTCGTGAAGAAGTTATCAATAAAACTCTTCCTGCAGAGCTCCTCGACAGCGCTACCCGTATCTTCATCAACACCACCGGTCGTTTTGTAATCGGCGGCCCTATGGGTGACTGCGGTCTTACTGGCCGTAAAATCATTCAGGATACATACGGCGGCATGGGTCATCATGGCGGCGGCGCATTCTCCGGTAAAGATCCTTCCAAGGTAGACCGTTCTGCTGCCTACATGGGTCGTTACATTGCTAAAAACGTTGTTGCAGCTGGCCTCGCACCTACTTGTGAAGTTCAGATTGCTTACGTTATCGGCGTTGCTGAACCTGTATCTGTTCTTGCTACATCTTTCGGCACTTCTGAGATTCCAGACGAAATTCTGACTAACGCTGTTAAGGAAGTATTCGACCTGCGTCCTTACGGTATCAGCAAGACTCTTGACCTCAAACGTCCTATCTACAAAAAAACTGCATGCTACGGTCACTTTGGTCGTGAGCTTCCTGAATTCCGCTGGGAAGCAACTGACGCAATTGACGCACTTCGCACTGCTGCGAAAGTATAG
- a CDS encoding DUF502 domain-containing protein: protein MTKTPKKRTPWQHLKYFLRVNLIAGFLFLAPIVVTVFILRVLLRWADGAWKWVPDSMRLPEYLGIPETGTGIILVFIILVCTGLLVRNYVGKVVARTIEKIILKLPGINRFYAATNQLFISVFKRPAKEFKQVVLIEYPRPRLYALAFVTGIAVGEIQRKTEEKVLNVFVPTTPNPTSGFYLMVPQEDTIKLDLSVEDAFKILISGGILNPESPELKHKKNLNTKTSSD from the coding sequence ATGACCAAAACGCCGAAAAAGCGAACCCCATGGCAGCACCTAAAGTACTTTTTACGTGTTAATCTTATTGCCGGTTTTCTTTTTCTTGCGCCCATTGTCGTAACAGTCTTTATACTCCGTGTCCTTCTAAGATGGGCAGACGGTGCTTGGAAATGGGTACCGGACTCCATGAGGCTTCCTGAATATTTAGGAATCCCCGAAACCGGAACAGGTATCATACTTGTTTTTATTATTTTAGTATGCACCGGCTTGCTGGTTCGCAACTATGTAGGGAAAGTAGTCGCACGTACGATTGAAAAAATAATTCTTAAGCTTCCGGGAATAAACCGGTTTTACGCTGCAACGAATCAACTTTTCATTAGCGTCTTTAAACGTCCTGCGAAAGAGTTTAAACAAGTTGTTCTTATTGAATATCCACGCCCTAGGCTATACGCTTTGGCGTTTGTTACAGGTATCGCCGTTGGTGAAATTCAACGAAAAACGGAAGAGAAGGTGCTGAACGTATTCGTTCCTACAACACCGAACCCTACTTCCGGTTTTTATCTGATGGTTCCGCAAGAGGACACCATCAAGCTTGATCTTTCCGTCGAAGATGCATTTAAGATTCTCATTTCAGGCGGTATTCTTAATCCTGAATCACCTGAACTGAAACATAAAAAGAATTTGAATACAAAAACATCATCTGATTAG
- the panC gene encoding pantoate--beta-alanine ligase: MQIITLPAELQKICLRWRCEGVKVGLVPTMGYFHEGHKNLMRIGREKSDKLIVTLFVNPTQFGANEDLDAYPKNHEEDANTARELGADILFIPEPGSMYAEDHATWVEVPQLAQGLCSTSRPTHFRGVSTVVTKLLILTLPEYAVFGEKDWQQLAIIRRMTRDLNLPTTIINGPLVRENDGLAMSSRNAYLTPEERAQAKHINAGIRAGADAFTQGERDVEQLKAVIREYWNKHLPLGKEDYLEFIDPDSIEPITKITDKARCAVAVFVGKARLLDNWPFYL, from the coding sequence ATGCAAATAATTACATTACCTGCTGAACTACAGAAAATTTGTCTCCGATGGCGCTGTGAAGGCGTTAAAGTTGGTCTTGTACCAACCATGGGCTACTTCCATGAAGGGCATAAAAACCTTATGCGCATTGGTCGTGAAAAGTCGGATAAACTCATTGTAACTCTCTTTGTGAATCCGACTCAGTTCGGTGCAAATGAAGACCTTGATGCGTACCCGAAAAATCACGAAGAGGACGCCAATACAGCCCGTGAACTGGGTGCAGATATTTTGTTTATCCCTGAGCCGGGAAGCATGTATGCTGAAGACCATGCAACATGGGTAGAAGTACCACAGCTTGCTCAAGGTCTATGCTCTACCAGCCGTCCAACACATTTTAGGGGAGTATCTACTGTAGTTACAAAACTATTGATACTAACCCTGCCTGAATACGCTGTATTCGGCGAAAAGGACTGGCAGCAGCTTGCAATTATCCGACGCATGACCCGAGATTTGAACCTGCCGACCACTATCATTAATGGTCCACTTGTTCGAGAAAATGATGGTCTTGCAATGAGTTCCCGTAATGCATACCTCACACCAGAGGAACGCGCGCAAGCCAAGCATATTAATGCTGGAATACGAGCCGGTGCAGATGCTTTTACACAGGGCGAGCGCGATGTTGAACAGCTTAAGGCTGTTATCCGTGAGTACTGGAACAAACATCTACCACTAGGCAAAGAAGATTATCTCGAATTTATTGATCCGGATTCTATCGAACCGATCACAAAGATTACCGATAAAGCACGCTGCGCAGTAGCTGTGTTCGTCGGAAAAGCAAGACTATTAGACAACTGGCCATTCTACCTGTAA
- a CDS encoding RNA-binding protein, which translates to MSKNIYVGNLAWSVGDDDLRGLFQGYGEVISARVVEDRETGRSRGFGFVEMEDNGAQEAIDALNGSEHDGRSLKVNEARPRERRPRY; encoded by the coding sequence GTGTCTAAGAATATCTATGTTGGCAACCTTGCCTGGTCTGTTGGTGATGATGATTTGCGTGGCCTTTTTCAGGGTTACGGTGAAGTTATCTCTGCTCGTGTAGTTGAAGATCGCGAAACCGGCCGCTCCCGTGGTTTCGGTTTTGTTGAAATGGAAGACAACGGCGCTCAGGAAGCTATTGATGCACTCAATGGTAGCGAGCACGATGGTCGTAGCCTCAAAGTTAACGAAGCTCGTCCACGCGAACGTCGTCCTCGTTACTAA